In Mastomys coucha isolate ucsf_1 unplaced genomic scaffold, UCSF_Mcou_1 pScaffold5, whole genome shotgun sequence, one genomic interval encodes:
- the LOC116077489 gene encoding formyl peptide receptor 2 yields MKKTSAGGAYEMETNFSIDLNESELVVYDSTISRLLWILSMVVVSITFFLGVLGNGLVIWVAGFRMAHTVTTTYYLNLALADFSFTATLPFLLVQMAMKEKWPFGWFLCKLVHIVVDVNLFGSVFLIAVIALDRCICVLHPVWAQNHRTVSLARKVIVGPWIFALILTLPIFIFLTTVRIPGGDVYCTFNFGRWAKTDEERLNAAITFETTRGIIRFIIGFSMPMSIVAICYGLIVVKIHRRTLVNSSRPLRVLTAVVATFFICWFPFQLVALLGTIWFKEAVFSGPNKILAMFVNPTSSLAYFNSCLNPMLYVFMGQDFRERLIHSLPSSLERALSEDSGQTSDTDTNSAFPPADTEMKAI; encoded by the exons ATGAAGAAAACCTCAGCTGGTG GTGCATACGAAATGGAAACCAACTTCTCCATCGATCTGAATGAATCAGAATTGGTGGTCTATGATTCTACCATCTCCAGACTTCTATGGATTCTCTCAATGGTGGTTGTTTCCATCACTTTTTTCCTTGGTGTGTTGGGCAATGGACTAGTGATCTGGGTAGCTGGATTTCGGATGGCACACACTGTCACCACTACCTATTATCTGAATCTAGCTTTGGCTGACTTCTCTTTCACAGCGACTCTACCATTCCTCCTTGTGCAAATGGCGATGAAAGAAAAATGGCCTTTTGGCTGGTTCCTGTGTAAATTAGTTCACATTGTGGTGGATGTAAACCTATTTGGAAGTGTCTTCCTGATTGCTGTCATTGCCTTGGACCGCTGTATTTGTGTCCTGCATCCAGTCTGGGCTCAGAACCACCGTACTGTGAGCCTGGCTAGGAAGGTGATTGTTGGGCCTTGGATTTTTGCTCTGATTCTCACTTtgcccatttttattttcttgacgACTGTTAGAATTCCTGGAGGGGATGTATACTGTACATTCAACTTTGGACGTTGGGCTAAAACTGATGAAGAAAGATTGAATGCAGCTATCACTTTTGAAACAACTAGAGGGATCATCAGGTTCATTATTGGCTTCAGCATGCCCATGTCCATTGTTGCCATTTGCTATGGACTCATTGTTGTCAAGATCCACAGAAGAACCCTTGTTAATTCCAGCCGTCCGTTACGAGTCCTTACAGCCGTTGTGGCTACCTTCTTTATATGTTGGTTTCCCTTTCAACTGGTGGCTCTTTTAGGCACAATCTGGTTCAAAGAGGCAGTGTTTAGTGGTCCTAATAAAATTCTTGCTATGTTTGTTAACCCAACCAGCTCATTGGCCTACTTCAATAGTTGCCTCAATCCAATGTTGTATGTTTTCATGGGCCAAGACTTCAGAGAGAGACTGATTCATTCCCTGCCTTCCAGTCTTGAGAGAGCCCTGAGTGAGGACTCTGGCCAAACCAGTGACACAGATACCAATTCTGCTTTCCCTCCTGCAGACACTGAGATGAAGGCAATATGA